One segment of Dolichospermum sp. DET69 DNA contains the following:
- the psbZ gene encoding photosystem II reaction center protein PsbZ: MSIVFQIALISLVLFSFVLVVGVPVVYATPQNWVESKKLLWVGSGIWTVLVVLVGILNFFVV, encoded by the coding sequence ATGAGCATAGTATTTCAAATCGCTTTAATATCATTAGTCTTGTTCTCCTTCGTGCTTGTGGTTGGTGTACCCGTTGTTTACGCCACACCTCAAAATTGGGTAGAATCTAAAAAACTACTCTGGGTTGGTTCGGGAATTTGGACGGTTTTAGTCGTGTTAGTTGGTATATTAAACTTTTTTGTGGTTTAG
- a CDS encoding 50S ribosomal protein L3 produces the protein MSVGILGTKLGMTQIFDEAGVAIPVTVIKAGPCTVTQVKTKQTDGYAAIQVGYGEVKPKALNRPLLGHLAKSSAPALRHLNEYRTDNSGDYTLGQELKADLFSAGEIVDVAGTSIGRGFAGNQKRNNFARGPMSHGSKNHRAPGSIGAGTTPGRVYPGKRMAGRLGGTRVTIRKLTVIRVDVERNLILIKGAIPGKPGALVSIIPANLVGRK, from the coding sequence GTGTCTGTAGGTATTCTCGGCACCAAGCTGGGCATGACCCAAATCTTTGATGAAGCAGGAGTCGCTATTCCTGTCACTGTCATCAAAGCCGGTCCATGCACCGTTACGCAAGTTAAAACGAAACAGACCGACGGTTATGCTGCCATTCAAGTTGGTTATGGCGAAGTTAAACCCAAGGCACTGAACAGACCATTGTTGGGACATTTGGCTAAATCATCCGCCCCAGCACTCCGTCACTTAAATGAATATCGTACCGATAACTCTGGGGATTATACTTTAGGTCAAGAACTTAAAGCAGATCTTTTTAGTGCTGGTGAAATTGTAGATGTAGCTGGGACAAGTATTGGTCGCGGTTTTGCCGGCAACCAAAAGCGTAACAACTTTGCTCGTGGTCCCATGTCACACGGTTCCAAAAACCATAGAGCGCCAGGTTCTATCGGTGCTGGTACAACCCCAGGTCGTGTTTATCCCGGTAAAAGGATGGCAGGACGTTTAGGCGGTACCCGTGTCACAATTCGCAAACTGACAGTAATCCGAGTAGATGTAGAACGCAACTTAATTCTGATTAAGGGAGCTATTCCTGGTAAACCAGGAGCCTTAGTGAGCATTATTCCGGCAAATTTAGTTGGTAGAAAATAG
- a CDS encoding ATP-binding protein gives MNLNLSTPLQLIGRSGEFQRIIEILAKDGDLLITGVPGSGRRTLVRGAAQEVNTVMLEIDCIRATEAERFVQLLVEAISENWEIGKIQKWVHQNSLEFFEFNSENQLKLIRSLEQKQLWQAFANLLKLLEIMAVDLNQRILLILESFPHIRSWDRQGLWETTFRREVKAYPHVSYVLIATIAESSQHPDDTNDPLETIQLAPLSKDVVALWAREILHTEGFTFDCHSQALQLFLEAVEGHTGDGMAIIRRLSASRCADGLIREEDVQKAISGLLKDLSMIYESLLMLLPANQVHLLESLAIDPTDKPQSKEYIQKHGLSRGGSLQGALIGLQHKGLIYDAEHGYRLAMPLLALWLRERLG, from the coding sequence GTGAATTTGAATTTGTCTACTCCATTACAATTAATTGGGCGTTCTGGAGAATTTCAGCGCATTATTGAAATACTTGCTAAAGATGGTGATTTATTGATTACTGGAGTTCCTGGGAGTGGGAGACGGACTTTAGTTAGGGGTGCAGCACAGGAAGTTAATACAGTTATGTTGGAAATAGACTGTATTCGGGCTACAGAAGCGGAAAGATTTGTGCAATTATTGGTAGAAGCAATTAGTGAAAACTGGGAAATAGGAAAAATTCAAAAGTGGGTGCATCAAAATTCATTAGAATTTTTTGAATTTAATTCTGAAAACCAACTCAAATTGATTCGTTCTTTAGAACAAAAACAACTTTGGCAAGCCTTCGCCAATTTGTTAAAATTGTTAGAAATAATGGCGGTTGATTTAAATCAACGCATATTGCTAATTTTAGAAAGTTTTCCCCATATTCGTTCTTGGGATCGTCAAGGTTTGTGGGAAACTACATTTAGACGGGAAGTTAAGGCTTATCCTCATGTTAGCTATGTTTTAATAGCCACTATTGCTGAGTCTAGCCAACATCCAGATGATACTAATGATCCGCTAGAAACTATCCAGTTAGCACCTTTATCTAAAGATGTTGTGGCTTTGTGGGCTAGAGAAATTTTACATACGGAAGGCTTCACGTTTGACTGTCATAGTCAAGCCTTACAGCTATTTCTAGAGGCTGTAGAGGGACATACTGGCGATGGTATGGCGATTATTCGGCGGTTATCTGCGTCGCGTTGTGCAGATGGTTTAATTAGGGAAGAAGATGTCCAAAAGGCTATATCAGGACTGTTGAAAGATTTATCAATGATTTATGAATCTTTGTTGATGTTGTTACCAGCAAATCAGGTACATTTATTAGAATCTTTGGCTATTGATCCGACTGATAAACCGCAGAGTAAGGAGTATATTCAAAAGCATGGACTTTCACGGGGTGGAAGTCTGCAAGGTGCGTTAATTGGTTTACAGCACAAGGGTTTAATTTATGATGCTGAACATGGTTATCGGTTAGCTATGCCTTTGTTAGCTTTGTGGTTAAGAGAACGGTTGGGTTGA
- a CDS encoding DUF29 family protein, whose product MEELLMLKELLHEGKVLEALDLVEELEEMSKSDKLNKIFSYGIILLLHLIKQGAEKRCTRSWETSIFNSVKQIQRTNQRPKDKGFYLQEDELLETLQDAYQSALRKAALEAFEGRYTADELGDFVNQDEVIQEAMDLILGGEN is encoded by the coding sequence ATGGAAGAGTTATTAATGTTAAAAGAATTATTGCATGAGGGAAAAGTTTTAGAAGCTTTGGATTTGGTGGAAGAGTTAGAGGAAATGAGTAAGTCTGATAAGTTAAATAAGATTTTTAGTTATGGGATTATTTTGTTATTGCATTTGATTAAACAAGGGGCTGAAAAACGTTGTACTAGGTCTTGGGAAACTTCTATTTTTAATTCTGTTAAGCAAATTCAACGCACTAATCAACGTCCCAAGGATAAGGGTTTTTATTTGCAAGAGGATGAGTTATTAGAAACTTTACAAGATGCTTACCAATCGGCTTTAAGAAAGGCTGCTTTGGAGGCTTTTGAAGGGAGATATACAGCAGATGAATTGGGGGATTTTGTTAATCAAGATGAGGTTATTCAGGAAGCTATGGATTTGATTTTGGGAGGAGAGAATTAA
- a CDS encoding Uma2 family endonuclease, with protein sequence MQIQTSSKYYTPEEYLELEEKSEVKNEYIDGEIIPMSGGTTNHNEIAGNFYLHFKLKMRNQNYKIYMGDVKLWMSRYQIYTYPDIMVIQGEPTYQGTGITQVTNPLMIVEVLSKSTINYDKTDKFRFYRSLPELKEYIMINQYEYFIEQFAKNAQGQWVLTEYESVNDILSLKSIDFQIPFSDIYEGVNFQ encoded by the coding sequence ATGCAAATTCAAACATCCAGCAAATACTACACTCCAGAAGAATATTTAGAACTAGAGGAAAAATCAGAAGTTAAAAATGAATATATAGACGGAGAAATTATACCAATGAGTGGTGGAACTACAAATCATAATGAAATAGCAGGTAATTTTTATCTACATTTTAAATTAAAAATGCGGAATCAAAATTACAAGATTTACATGGGTGATGTTAAGTTATGGATGTCACGTTATCAAATCTATACTTATCCAGATATTATGGTAATTCAAGGAGAACCAACATATCAAGGAACTGGAATTACTCAAGTTACAAATCCGTTAATGATTGTAGAAGTGTTATCTAAATCAACGATAAATTATGATAAAACTGACAAATTTAGATTTTATCGTTCTCTTCCTGAATTAAAGGAATATATTATGATTAATCAATATGAATATTTTATTGAACAATTTGCTAAAAATGCCCAAGGACAATGGGTATTGACTGAATATGAATCAGTGAATGATATATTGTCATTAAAATCAATAGATTTTCAAATTCCTTTTAGCGATATTTATGAAGGTGTGAATTTTCAGTAG
- a CDS encoding NAD(P)H-quinone oxidoreductase subunit N translates to MALITTGNSFIRNLEKFGALGVYVPLEGGYEGRYLRRLRAAGYVGLHITARGLGDVAAYLTQVHGVRPPHLGKRSNSSGAAVGDVYYLPPMISSHLEQLPPKSKGLVLWIIEGYILSDQEVEYLMNLPKLEPRVKVVIERGGDRTFRWTPLEKTLLAS, encoded by the coding sequence ATGGCACTAATTACTACTGGCAACAGTTTCATCCGCAATTTGGAGAAATTTGGGGCGTTGGGTGTTTATGTCCCTCTGGAGGGGGGCTATGAAGGTCGGTATCTCCGCCGATTACGGGCTGCTGGCTATGTTGGCCTGCATATTACTGCTAGGGGACTGGGTGATGTGGCTGCTTATCTGACTCAAGTTCATGGTGTCAGACCACCTCATTTAGGTAAAAGAAGCAACAGTAGTGGTGCGGCTGTGGGTGATGTATATTACTTACCACCAATGATCAGTTCTCATTTGGAACAACTACCACCTAAGTCTAAGGGTTTGGTGTTGTGGATTATTGAGGGATATATTCTTTCTGATCAGGAAGTTGAGTATTTAATGAATTTGCCTAAGTTAGAACCACGGGTTAAAGTGGTAATTGAGCGAGGTGGCGATCGCACTTTCCGCTGGACTCCTTTGGAAAAGACACTGTTAGCTAGTTAA
- the rplD gene encoding 50S ribosomal protein L4: protein MVESVIKNWQGEQVGQTSFELRVAKETTAAHIVHRALVRQMTNSRQGTASTKTRAEVRGGGRKPWRQKGTGRARAGSIRSPLWRGGGVIFGPKPRDFNINMNRKERRLALRTAFIGRAEDLIVVEEFSNELQRPKTKDLVAALGRWGATPEQKTLLILSEIAENVLLSARNIENLKLIPADQLNVYDLLHADKIIVTSSTLDKIQEVYSA, encoded by the coding sequence ATGGTAGAGAGTGTAATTAAAAATTGGCAAGGGGAGCAAGTCGGCCAGACAAGCTTTGAATTGCGAGTTGCCAAAGAAACGACAGCGGCGCATATCGTACACCGCGCTCTAGTCAGACAAATGACCAATTCTCGCCAAGGAACTGCCAGCACTAAAACTCGTGCAGAAGTTCGTGGTGGTGGTCGTAAACCTTGGCGGCAAAAAGGCACAGGTCGCGCCCGGGCTGGTTCTATTCGTTCACCATTGTGGCGGGGTGGTGGTGTAATCTTTGGACCAAAACCCAGAGATTTCAACATCAACATGAACCGCAAAGAACGCCGTTTGGCATTGCGGACAGCCTTTATTGGCCGTGCTGAAGATTTAATAGTTGTTGAAGAATTTAGCAACGAGTTACAGCGTCCTAAAACTAAGGATCTCGTAGCAGCATTAGGTAGATGGGGTGCTACACCAGAACAAAAGACACTTTTGATTTTGTCTGAAATAGCAGAAAACGTGCTTTTATCAGCTCGTAACATCGAAAACTTAAAACTGATTCCTGCTGACCAGTTAAACGTTTACGATTTACTCCATGCTGACAAAATTATCGTCACATCATCAACTCTAGACAAGATTCAGGAGGTCTATAGTGCCTAA
- a CDS encoding glutamate-5-semialdehyde dehydrogenase, translated as MIGEVIDDYPEPMTSAKRAFQASLKLGTTKGIERSRAVLAMAQAIENDFDEILEANTLDLEASREMAVPELILDWLKLTPSRLENTIKILQRLGELSDPLRRVRTADYQQEDSQSYTQLMPLGVIAFIYEAFPDLGAIAAGFCIKTGNSIILKGSTESSNSNTAIANALQTAITKVGLPEGSVELITDEHGASIRDLVTQDQYLNLVIPYGRSSLIQQVVRQATCPVLKSAMGNCYLYWSVNSSLEMIRWMIMDSHESEPDQVNAIEKVLIHRQALPSSLSVLWGSLKEKGFELKGDAELVAAFPQLQLAKDEEWGIPYLTKTVAFKLVDSLESAIAWINHYSSSHADSIVTESYQESRQFALGVNSASTYINASPRFSRHSSRGEAVFLGMSNQKGHRRGFISLETLTTVKHIIQGNGRF; from the coding sequence ATGATAGGTGAAGTGATTGATGATTACCCCGAACCTATGACAAGTGCCAAACGCGCTTTTCAGGCTTCCCTGAAATTGGGAACGACTAAGGGAATAGAGAGGAGTCGCGCTGTGTTAGCAATGGCACAAGCGATAGAAAATGATTTTGATGAAATTCTCGAAGCTAATACCCTGGATTTGGAAGCCAGTCGAGAAATGGCAGTTCCCGAATTAATTTTGGACTGGTTGAAGTTAACTCCTTCTCGGTTGGAGAATACAATCAAGATTCTTCAACGATTGGGAGAATTATCTGATCCTTTGCGACGGGTAAGAACTGCTGATTATCAACAGGAGGATTCTCAAAGTTATACTCAGTTAATGCCTTTAGGGGTAATTGCTTTTATTTATGAGGCTTTCCCGGATCTAGGGGCGATCGCTGCTGGTTTTTGTATAAAAACTGGCAATAGTATTATTCTCAAAGGGAGTACAGAATCTAGTAATTCTAATACAGCGATCGCTAACGCACTGCAAACAGCTATTACTAAAGTCGGTTTACCAGAAGGTTCTGTAGAATTAATCACCGATGAACATGGTGCTTCAATCCGAGATTTAGTCACCCAGGATCAGTATTTAAATTTAGTTATTCCCTACGGACGTTCCAGTTTGATTCAACAGGTAGTTAGACAAGCAACTTGCCCAGTTTTAAAATCAGCAATGGGCAATTGTTACCTGTACTGGTCAGTGAATAGCAGCTTAGAAATGATCCGCTGGATGATTATGGATAGCCATGAAAGTGAACCAGATCAAGTAAATGCCATTGAAAAAGTATTAATTCATCGTCAGGCATTACCTTCTTCTTTATCAGTGCTGTGGGGTAGTTTAAAAGAAAAAGGTTTTGAACTTAAAGGTGATGCGGAATTAGTGGCGGCATTTCCTCAATTACAATTAGCAAAGGATGAAGAATGGGGAATACCTTATTTAACCAAAACAGTAGCTTTTAAATTAGTAGATAGTTTAGAAAGTGCGATCGCTTGGATTAATCACTATAGTAGCAGTCATGCTGACAGTATCGTTACCGAATCCTACCAAGAAAGTCGCCAATTTGCATTAGGAGTAAATAGTGCCTCTACTTACATTAATGCTTCCCCTCGCTTTTCCCGTCATTCCTCACGGGGAGAAGCTGTATTTTTAGGAATGTCCAATCAAAAAGGACATCGCAGGGGATTTATTAGTTTGGAGACTTTAACCACTGTGAAGCACATCATTCAGGGGAATGGACGGTTTTAG
- a CDS encoding Uma2 family endonuclease, translated as MVSTTTKPNKIIEETTPAEQRVVFHNITWQNYQQILAALGQSRSSRLIYDQGTLEITMPLEEHESATRLIELFIRILVEESGLKIKTMGSTTLNRDDLQRSAEPDNCYYIQNQPQVAGKKVDLNEDPPPDLIVEVDITHTDINKLNFYASMGVPEFWRYNGEILQIYQLQNHQYVEGEKSPTFSIITKPKLYQFLQDCQIDEVQASKSFRAWVQQEIQN; from the coding sequence ATGGTTAGTACAACAACTAAACCAAACAAAATTATCGAGGAAACTACCCCAGCAGAACAAAGAGTAGTTTTTCACAACATTACTTGGCAAAATTATCAGCAAATTTTAGCAGCACTAGGGCAAAGTCGTTCTTCTCGACTTATCTATGATCAAGGAACACTAGAAATTACCATGCCTTTAGAAGAACATGAAAGTGCTACCAGATTAATTGAATTATTCATCCGCATTTTGGTAGAAGAAAGTGGATTAAAAATAAAAACAATGGGTTCAACTACCTTAAATCGTGATGATTTACAAAGAAGTGCTGAACCTGATAACTGTTATTACATTCAAAATCAACCTCAAGTAGCAGGTAAAAAAGTTGATTTAAACGAAGATCCTCCACCCGACCTAATTGTAGAAGTAGATATTACTCATACTGACATCAATAAACTGAACTTTTATGCCAGCATGGGTGTACCCGAATTTTGGCGTTATAACGGTGAAATATTGCAAATTTATCAACTTCAAAATCATCAATATGTTGAAGGAGAAAAAAGTCCCACATTTTCTATAATCACCAAACCAAAACTTTATCAATTTTTGCAAGATTGCCAAATAGATGAAGTTCAAGCTAGTAAATCCTTTCGTGCTTGGGTACAACAGGAAATACAGAATTAA
- a CDS encoding DUF29 domain-containing protein, which translates to MNTLYNSDFYGWTKTQAQLLREEKWETLDKLNLIEEIETLGRQERRELTNQLALLLGHLLKWQYQPEKRSNSWLATIREQQTQINRILADSPSLKSYLEEAFLLSYQDGINLAVKETNLPYETFPENCNYAITEILETEFLLES; encoded by the coding sequence ATGAATACACTGTACAATTCTGATTTTTATGGATGGACAAAAACACAAGCACAACTACTAAGAGAAGAAAAATGGGAAACACTAGATAAACTCAACTTAATTGAAGAGATAGAAACATTGGGAAGACAAGAAAGAAGAGAATTAACTAATCAGTTAGCCTTGTTATTAGGACATTTATTAAAATGGCAATATCAACCAGAAAAACGTAGTAATAGTTGGTTAGCAACAATTCGAGAACAACAGACTCAAATCAACCGAATATTAGCAGATAGTCCCAGCTTAAAATCCTATTTAGAAGAAGCCTTTTTATTAAGTTATCAAGACGGAATTAACTTAGCAGTCAAAGAAACCAACCTACCGTATGAAACCTTTCCAGAAAATTGTAATTATGCAATCACAGAAATATTAGAAACGGAATTTTTACTAGAATCATAA
- a CDS encoding CBS domain-containing protein, translating to MDLILCHTTADFDALGAAVGLTCLKPGSKIVLTGGAHPPVRDFLALHRDEYPLIERRSVSPEKIRSLIVVDTQKRDRLGKAAEWFDLANVQQIIVYDHHLGQDRDIPATQLYIDEVGATTTLMVEELQKNNISLNSAQATVMALGIHVDTGSLTYKQSTARDALALAWLMQQGANLSVISTYRDPGLSPQLQQLLTTALENLQYLCLRGYTIAWIILKTDGFVPGLSGLASEIIDLTESDAVLLANEYSLDENDLRLTVIGRTQIPQTNLNYLFQPYGGGGHSQAASFNLRTTDSQPILQQLLDSLKAQIPHPPTARDLMSSPVRTIRPDTTIAEAQRILLRYGHSGLSVVNSQDLLIGIISRRDLDIALHHGFSHAPVKGYMTSNLKTITPGTSLPEIESLMVTYDIGRLPVLDDGQLVGIVTRTDVLREFHQLTIKNLELTTESYTQNLGLNSKLENCLTPQLWQLLTIASQEAEKRGWHLYLVGGAVRDLLLAETETHALMINDIDLVVDGFHQTANVGAGVELAKALQKIYQNARLEIHGAFQTAALLWHKDPVLDSLWVDIATARTEFYPYPAANPEVEASSIRQDLYRRDFTINAMALRLTSPRVGELLDFFGGLIDLQNQQVKILHANSFIEDPTRIYRGVRFAVRFGFSLEPQTETYIRYAINSGVYDRTSQENSKTPALQTRLKTELKYILAAPYWQSALELLDDLGALQCIHPSLKLDTELSRQLNLLKHCLRKFDKKQTLINWQMRLEVLIAYLQPEYRGKVAKNLQLVDDSIIRLQNLSQIKSEVMRLLPTFEKPSQTVYLLRKYDLQTLILIALQSHRKIRRRIWQYLTNWRNMQPLLNGNDLKQLGYKPSPQYKQMLDDLLTATVDGIIKDKAEAQEFLAQYYPR from the coding sequence ATGGATTTAATTCTTTGTCACACAACTGCTGACTTTGACGCTTTGGGGGCAGCAGTGGGGTTAACTTGTCTCAAACCAGGAAGTAAAATCGTTTTGACTGGGGGAGCGCATCCTCCTGTACGGGACTTTTTAGCGCTACATCGAGACGAGTATCCGCTGATTGAAAGACGTTCGGTAAGTCCTGAAAAAATTCGCTCTTTGATAGTTGTAGACACTCAAAAGCGCGATCGCCTGGGTAAAGCCGCTGAATGGTTCGATTTAGCCAATGTCCAGCAAATCATAGTTTATGATCATCATCTTGGACAAGATCGGGATATTCCCGCTACTCAATTATACATTGATGAAGTGGGTGCTACAACTACTTTGATGGTAGAAGAATTACAAAAAAATAATATTTCTTTAAATTCTGCCCAAGCAACCGTTATGGCTTTGGGTATTCATGTTGATACAGGTTCATTAACATATAAACAATCTACAGCCAGAGATGCTTTAGCTTTAGCTTGGCTAATGCAGCAAGGAGCAAATTTATCAGTAATTTCTACTTATCGTGATCCTGGTTTATCACCACAATTACAACAATTATTAACTACAGCTTTAGAAAATTTACAATATCTATGTTTACGAGGATATACCATTGCTTGGATAATACTAAAAACCGATGGTTTTGTCCCAGGTTTATCAGGTTTAGCTTCAGAAATTATTGATTTAACAGAATCTGATGCTGTCCTGTTAGCAAATGAATATTCTTTAGATGAAAATGATTTACGGTTAACAGTAATTGGGAGAACACAAATTCCTCAAACAAATCTTAATTACTTATTTCAACCTTATGGTGGTGGAGGACATTCTCAAGCGGCATCTTTCAACCTCCGCACCACAGATTCACAACCAATTTTACAACAACTATTAGATAGTTTAAAAGCACAAATTCCTCATCCTCCCACAGCCAGAGATTTGATGTCTTCTCCAGTGCGAACAATTCGTCCTGATACTACTATAGCTGAGGCACAGCGGATTTTATTACGTTATGGACATTCAGGTTTATCTGTAGTTAATAGTCAGGATTTATTAATCGGAATCATTTCCCGTCGTGATTTAGATATTGCTTTACACCATGGTTTTAGTCATGCACCAGTTAAAGGTTATATGACAAGTAATTTAAAGACAATTACCCCTGGTACTTCTTTACCAGAAATTGAATCTTTAATGGTAACTTATGATATCGGCAGATTACCAGTATTAGATGATGGGCAATTAGTTGGTATTGTTACTCGCACCGATGTTTTAAGAGAATTCCATCAATTAACAATTAAAAATTTAGAATTAACAACTGAAAGTTATACTCAAAATTTAGGACTGAACAGTAAATTAGAAAATTGTCTCACTCCTCAACTTTGGCAATTACTAACTATAGCATCTCAAGAAGCTGAAAAACGAGGTTGGCATCTTTATTTGGTGGGTGGTGCAGTTCGAGATTTGCTATTAGCAGAAACAGAAACTCATGCTTTGATGATTAATGACATTGATTTAGTAGTTGATGGTTTTCATCAAACAGCAAATGTGGGTGCAGGTGTAGAATTAGCTAAAGCCTTACAGAAAATTTATCAAAATGCTAGGTTAGAAATTCATGGTGCTTTTCAAACTGCGGCTTTATTATGGCATAAAGATCCAGTATTAGATTCATTATGGGTAGATATTGCCACAGCAAGAACTGAATTTTATCCTTACCCCGCAGCAAATCCAGAGGTTGAAGCTAGTTCTATTCGTCAGGATTTATATAGAAGAGATTTTACGATTAATGCAATGGCTTTGAGATTAACTTCTCCTCGTGTTGGTGAATTATTAGATTTCTTTGGTGGTTTGATAGACTTACAAAATCAGCAAGTTAAGATTTTACACGCTAATAGTTTTATTGAAGATCCGACGCGGATTTATCGTGGTGTGCGTTTTGCGGTGCGGTTTGGATTTTCTCTAGAACCACAAACAGAAACTTATATTCGTTATGCGATAAATAGCGGAGTTTATGACCGTACCAGTCAGGAAAATAGTAAAACTCCGGCTTTACAAACTCGGCTCAAAACTGAATTAAAATATATATTAGCAGCACCTTATTGGCAATCTGCCTTGGAATTACTTGATGATTTAGGGGCTTTACAATGTATTCATCCTTCCTTAAAATTAGATACAGAACTTTCTCGGCAATTAAATTTATTAAAACACTGTTTAAGGAAATTCGATAAAAAACAAACTTTAATAAATTGGCAAATGCGTCTAGAAGTATTAATTGCTTATTTACAACCAGAATATCGGGGAAAAGTAGCTAAAAATCTGCAATTAGTTGATGATAGTATTATCCGATTACAGAATTTATCTCAAATTAAATCTGAGGTAATGAGATTATTACCTACTTTTGAAAAACCTAGTCAAACTGTTTATTTACTCAGAAAATATGATTTGCAAACTTTAATTTTAATTGCTTTACAAAGTCACAGGAAAATTAGAAGACGCATTTGGCAATATTTAACAAACTGGCGAAATATGCAACCGCTATTAAATGGGAATGATTTAAAACAGTTGGGTTATAAACCTAGTCCCCAATATAAGCAAATGCTTGATGATTTATTAACTGCTACTGTAGATGGTATAATTAAAGATAAAGCTGAAGCACAAGAATTTTTAGCTCAGTATTATCCTCGGTAA
- a CDS encoding 6,7-dimethyl-8-ribityllumazine synthase — protein MAVFEGNFLQTESFRFALVIARFNDLVTLKLVEGCKDCLKRHGINPDPEGEQVDYVWVPGSFEVANVARQLAMSGRYDAIICLGAVIKGQTPHFDYVSAEVSKGVAAASFQTGVPVIFGILTTDTMQQALERAGIKSNYGWEYAMNAIEMASLMRQLRPNLAS, from the coding sequence ATGGCAGTTTTTGAAGGAAATTTTCTGCAAACCGAGTCTTTTCGGTTTGCATTGGTAATCGCTCGCTTTAATGATCTTGTCACCCTGAAACTAGTAGAAGGATGTAAAGATTGCTTAAAACGCCACGGTATCAATCCTGACCCTGAAGGCGAGCAAGTAGATTATGTATGGGTTCCCGGTAGTTTTGAAGTTGCTAATGTAGCCCGTCAGTTAGCCATGTCTGGGCGTTATGATGCCATAATTTGCCTTGGTGCAGTGATCAAAGGACAAACACCACATTTTGATTATGTATCGGCAGAAGTTTCTAAAGGCGTTGCTGCGGCTAGTTTCCAAACAGGTGTACCTGTAATTTTTGGTATTTTGACCACAGATACCATGCAACAGGCATTAGAACGAGCCGGCATTAAGAGTAATTATGGTTGGGAATATGCCATGAATGCCATAGAAATGGCTAGTCTCATGCGTCAATTACGCCCGAATTTAGCGAGTTAG
- a CDS encoding 50S ribosomal protein L23, giving the protein MPKIVATRDLPDLVRRPILTEKATMLMEQNKYTFEVIPKATKPQIRAAIEDLFAVKVVKVNTANPPRKQKRVGRFIGYKPHYKRAIVTVAPGDEEKIRKVLFPEV; this is encoded by the coding sequence GTGCCTAAAATAGTTGCTACCCGTGATTTACCGGATTTAGTGCGTCGCCCCATTCTCACCGAAAAAGCGACCATGCTCATGGAACAAAACAAATACACATTTGAAGTAATTCCTAAAGCCACTAAGCCACAAATTAGAGCCGCAATTGAAGACCTGTTTGCAGTTAAGGTCGTCAAAGTCAATACCGCTAATCCCCCACGCAAACAAAAACGTGTAGGTAGATTTATTGGTTACAAACCCCATTATAAGCGAGCTATTGTCACTGTTGCTCCTGGAGATGAAGAAAAAATTAGAAAAGTCCTCTTCCCAGAAGTTTAA